cgggatcaaatcctggccacggtggccacatatcaatgagggcgaaatgcaattaacgcccatgtcccgtgcattggaggcatgttaaagaaccccaggtggtcaaaattaatccagggtCCCCCACTatggggtgcctcataatcaaatcatggttttggcatgtaaaatcccagaatttttttttaacaaggtATCAGACATCTTTAGGAGACTCTAGGAAGAACCTTCATCCTGAAGTAAACTTAGGTTGGCTGCATGACAATGAAGCTGGTGGCCCCATGTGGTGGCAAGTAACAAGTACTTTCATGCCAGTACTATGACCTCTATGTTTGCACAGCACAGCATGGGCCCTTTGTTCTGCTGCTTGACCTTGGTGATTATGCATGAACCAAAGATCAGCAAGATGATGGACATAGTATCACAAGCATCCCTCCACAGCCACCAATGCAATGACAGTTACAAAAAGGCAGAGACTTACCCGCGTATTCTAAAACATTTCTCCAGTCAGCCCTCCACCTCGACTCGAGAAAGTAGATGGCAGTGCGGCCCTTCAACAGAAGGGGTCGCTGCTCTTCATTGATAATCCAAGACAATTTTTGAGAACATAGCGCTTCTTTCAGTCAAGGGGCAGTGCTGTGCTCAACCCAGTTGAGTGGAGGAAAAGCTTCGAGTGAAGGATCGTTTGAGAATACCAGGCTTAATCCCATATTCTGGATTGTTCCTCCACTAGACACAGCTTGTCAATTCAAGAAGGTGGATGGCAGCGCCGCCCTTCTACTGAAATGATCACTGTGGTTCAGTGATGCTCTACATCAAGTTCTGAGCGAACATTTTGTAATCAGGTGATCTCGGCGTCTACTTGAATGAAAGTATGTTTCTTAAGCAACTCCTCAAAAAAGTTTTGACTTTCATTGGGGAGAGATCCATGGGGTTGGGGCCAACTTCACCAAGAAAATCCTTGATTGCAAAGACTACGGAGTCAAAGCCTGGATATCGAGACCAGTAATAAACATTTATTTTCTCTTTGTTCCGTTATAGTAATCAAAGAAGTGCTAttagcagaactttttgttgggctagttggtgcatgttactgaagtattaaagcgccaaacagacgacacaagaagagacacggacgagcgcttactaacaactgatgttttattgaaagaaacacaATATATACGCAAATCTGGCAGCGTAACTCGCACATTGTCCAAAATCACATGGTAACCAGGCAAAAGGCAATAAAAAGATTGTAAACGATGAtgaaagcgctcgtccgtgtctcttcttgtgtcgtctgtttggcgcttgaATACTTCAGTGATTGCTATTAAACTGCAGTGTCTTTTCAGAAGAGAGGCAGCGCTGTGCTCCACTTGGTGAAGTCATGAAAGATCTGTGATATGAGGCTAATTTCTGAATTGGGGAATATACACCTTTGTTATCCTGAGTAATTTACTGTGTAAAGCAGCATGATGACAATAACATAACTATGACTGCAGTAACAATCTAGTATACAGCACACAATCTAGTGTCATTAATATTAAGAAAGtgcttgcactttttttttttagaaacaaTCAGAATTATTGCACTACTCTGTTTTCTGCACAAAATAATTCATATTAACCATGTCTTCCTTACCCCTCTCTCGTCCACATCAAGACGTCTGCATAATTACCATAGTTTTCAATGCCTCTTTGGTAAAACAAGTGCGTTTAATTCATCCGCCCTGCCACAGGCTATTGCATATTGGAATGATTTTCCCAACAGCATTGCAAACATTGTTGATCCTGTGACTAAGAAATGCAGTAAGCAGTCTCTTTACCTAATGTTCATGTGTTGTTTGAGTGGTCTTCTACATAAGAATAAGTATACTTATTCTTATGTAGAAGACCACTGATACATTTGTTCATGTGTGACACGTACTGCTATTTTGTAAGAATTGCATGAACATTTGCACAGTTGATTTTCTGCAACCCAACGATGCATAAGCAACAATGGCGACTTCTACTACTAATGTATAACATTTCATTTCATACTGCTAAATTTTGCGTAGTGAAGTAACTTCCGCTCCTGTTCAATATGTTTAACCTTTTCTgacccccctcacgcaatactccaccTTGGAAAGCCTGTGAGGAccttgaataaaaaataaattaataaaccACGACGGCATGACTACAACCACATTGGGGCCTATGACAGATCAATGACAGCGATGACATGACAGCAGCTGCAGCCTGTCAATAGTGACGATGGCATGATGACAGCAATGACATTGTTGATGACGTATTGTTGACCGAGATCCAAGACGGTCAACAGTTGTCTTTGTGATAGGACCATCGAAAATGACTGCTGTGCTGAAAACTGCAATGTGAACAATTTCACTTCACTTGGCCATGAATTTATTCTGTCTTTAGGAATTATGACTAGGCTAATCACTCGAGGCACTTGAAATTTCGCAAATGTCATCTTCAGTTCAACTTTTTCTATGCCAAACCTTATCTTCGTATCTCCCTCAGCCTGCACATGAGAATGAAAATTTAGAGCATGCAGTTAGAGCATTACACTGCAGCGTGCCATTATGGACAATCAAACTCGGTTACCTTGGATATCGCTGCTTTGTGCATTAATATGAGACGATAGTTGCTAATGTGTGCAGGGTAGAAcatttgattgccaataactccactcgTACAACACGCATTGAAAGACATGTTGAAGATTATTTGCGAGGTGATGCCCTTTATTACAAGACAGATTTTCGGCACTTTTCTTAAGTGCTGCAACTTGCAGGCCTTTTAATGCAACTTCCCTTTCACCATGCCCTAAATGTTAGAAGAAAGATCTTGTCTTAAATTTATTTCTATAGTGAGGTACCTTCAACACTTAATGAGTGTATGTTTGTGTGAATAAGCAAACAGCGTCGTTTTCAAAGGTGTACATTTTTTTGGCATGGTGCCATGACAATGGGGCTGTACATAACCCCTTTGCTTCTGCCTGTGCAGCGCTCCCCTGCACCTGGTGTTCTGAGGCGCATTTTTTTGCTCCATTCAGCATGTTCTATGCTGTAAGAAAATTACTCTAAATTCTGCTACAGACATCACATTTAGAACATGTCTACTTTATTTTGTTTACAAGAGACTTCCGCATCAGATGCAGGAAAGAAATATATACAGGgagtttcattttagctgcaccaaattttgaaaaattgcctgtggcagatagcacaattataatccttgatctaaactactcaatgaggcggccattacttccacgagaaatcaaaacgcctaattgaataattaacatgattatgctaattaactttttaattaattattttacagcacatctttcaatctacgaattatagccgctgagttcgcaaggtgcaTCTACTTGGaccgaattctcaggactgaaccagtttcgagttattaattttcaaagtgtacgacgaaatgcatgggcgttcctgttaactttttgaggaaaatggtgttttatgcattgaagcacaaagttaactggaacgcccatgcatttcgtcggatacATTGAAAATGAATAGtacctcgaaactggttcagccctgagaattcgttccaagtggatatgccttgcaaactcagtggctataattagTAGATTAAAAGGTGTGCCATAAAACAATTAATTAACAAGTTCATtatgtaattatgttaattattcaattaggcattttgatttatTGTGGAAGTAATTGCGcaatctgtcacaggcaattaaaaaaaattcggtgcagctaaaatgaaaaaCCCTGTATATAGAGAGCATAAGAGAGTTCAAAACATGTAGGAACGGTGGAATAAGGCTTTGCGTTTTCCCACTCAGAACACCTCTtggactttttttttacttggccCTTGAAAGATAAGCACAGCCTCAAAGCTTCTCCTACACAGTGTTTGGAGGCAtgtgctaaaaaaaaaatttttaaatgagCCCACACTCGGAAGTCTGTACACTTTGTTCAAGCTTGTTTGTCTGGTTGCAACAGCTACGACAACAGAGGGAAGTATGGTGAACGGGAAGCTTTCCGTTGTTTTACTAGCAACTTCTGCTTAAACTGTGGACAAGTATAAGTATGCCCATCTAGTGTACGAAACTCAAAACAACTAGAAAATAGCCTGCAGTATGCTGCCATCTTTGAAAATCTCGTAAAAACGCCTGCTCTAAAGGCGGCCTCTTCTGGCCTGGCCGGCCTAGCGCCGCCCACGGGACTGAATGGGTTAAAGAAGTGTGCGTACTGCACAATACTTGTCAGACATCAGAGCTCCACTTGTATTTATTTAGTATGTGTAGGAAATATTTAATGTCAACTCTTTGCAGTACCAGTGCAGTGATCTATGCTTCAGTGCAGCCATCAATTGTAGTTTTCAAATGGAGGGTATACCATGTTGTATTCCGGGTCTGCTCTGTAATATGCAACAATTGTACATTCTCTTGCAGCATTGACATtatatttgtaaataaaattaaaaGCTCCTCAATATTGTGCATTCTATCATATTCTGTACAACTTTGTACAGAAATGAAGGTACAATACCACATTCTATCTGCTGCTCTCAGCGTGAAAAATAGTGTTAGCTCTGGAGGTAAATCTTAAAAACGCTAGCAAGCAAAGGCAACTTAAGGATTTCTAGTCTAAATGTATTGGTGCCTTAGTTTGCAGACCTAGTCTGAATTGTACTTAATGCACATAAGCAAGCTGCAGCACAGCGTTGTAGCTATTCTATACTGTCCTTTCTGTATTGTTCATTATCAGGAGGCATTATTGAGGACACAGATAGTGCTTATTCATTCATAGCTGGCAGCCGAATAGTACtgctacataaataaaaaaaagtgctgtGTGCGTAACACATGCCACTTACAGATCCTCTCTTCTTTTTACTAGGTCATATCACAGTTGCAAAGCTAGAGCGACTTCTAGGCTCCATCCAATCGGCATATCAAGTTCAAGCATTTAAGTAAGTTTATATATTTACTTAGGTATTCTTCATTTCCCATAAAATATGGTTTCATACCATGCAGAGGAATCCTGCTAAGGCGTGACATGTAGCTTTGTGCTAAGTGTTTCATTTTGAAGTCACAGTGTAAATATAATTGCCAGAGAACTTGCATTATCAACATACCTAGTTAAACTAACTGATGAGAGGTGTGGTTAAAGGACCTTCCGTTGGTTTAACTTGGAGTTAAAGGACCTTACATTTGTGGAGATGCCTACAGGTCTGTCAAAAATGACCCATCTCAAAAGACTAATGCTTGTTCtggcgtaatagttcagcggaaatccgctaggtggagataagtaattctATACTAGCAAGGAGTGTGCTTTCATGGTTGCTCACATTGTATTTGATGTAAATGAGTTTTTCTTCAGATATGCAGGTGTGCCCCTGAACAGCCAGGCAGCATTTGAAATGGCAGCTAAAGGCACGGTGCGACCTGCTGATGAGTCTCCTACTCTTGTATACAACATTCGCTGTGTGGAACTGGATCTGCCTTACTTCACACTTGGTACGAGAGGGCTTGCGTGCGGCTAAAGGAAAATTTATTAAGCTTGACCCCAACCTTTTTCTCATAACTTGAGTACCTAGTTTGTCTTGCAGAATTTCTGCCATCTCCGAAAACAGGTCAAAGCTAAACATCATTAAAGCAATGTGTGGAACAATTTTCATTTTAAATGTCTTActttaaattttattttggattTTCATAGAATTTATTTTCATATATTTATTTCGAAGGATAGAAATGTTTTTGAGCGGGATTAGGGGCTTATGTGCAGTAAAGTAACATTTTATTTCATACTACTAAATTTTATGTAAAGAGTTGACTTCCACTTCTTTTCAATATGTTTAAACTTTCCAaacccccctcacgcaatactccaccTCAGAGCCTGTGAGGACCTAATACTTGTGATGAGTGTCATTTAGAAAACCTCCCTGTACGTCTCTGCAAATGTTTAATTTATTCTGAAGGTAGAAATGGTGTATTtcagcacgcaccttgttggcAGGTTGGTGCTACATGCACTGTTAACACTAGCCAGATTGGAAGCAGGCCAAAGCAATTGTTCTAGTGCCTCAAGTTTTAGGATGAGACGGCTGTCATTTATTGGAAATTAACACCATAGCTTGGAGACATATTTCGTTGCACAGAAATATTTTGTTTACATTGTTAGATAACAGATATTGCAGTGAATATCAGCCCTTGTAAGAATATGTCTTGCACCTGCTTGACTATGAATCTTGCAATCATATGGTGGCATATATTGTGTCATTCCCCAAGTAAATTTGAGTGCTGAACACCAAATTATTATCCTGTGAATACGTGTGTTTGCTTTCTTACACAAGCCTGGTGAGTACAGCCAATCGCCTAGTATCCTTTTGTATTTATTTCCCAACAATCAGTGTCCAGATAAGTCAGAAACCAGTTTAATAAGCATGAAACTATAGcatacaaaatatttttttcagggACTTTCACATTTGCTCTTAGTATTCTCTGCATAGCAGAAATTAATGATGTAGTTTGAGTTGTCATAGTAAAGTAGCAATcgtttttctctcttcttttacTTACAGAAGTGAGCTGCATCCATGAAACTGAGAACTATCTTCTGCAGCTGGTGCATGAAATTGGGCTGCACCTTCATTCGTGTGCCATCTGCCATCGTGTACGACTCGTACGCTACGGTTTGTTTAACACCGATTTGGCCTTGCTGCGAAAGCATTGGACTTTAGAAAATATCTTGAGAAATATTCAAGACTGCCAGCCGCTTGTGGCTCAAGAGCTGCTTGAGCCTCACTCGCCACATTTTATTGACTTTAATGAAGCCAAACAGATTCCTAGGCCAGGAAAATAATAGTGAGCCCGTGCCGTCACTGAACTGCCAGCTTATTCTAGctgtgtgtgtctttttttttttttcaataaaatgcCATATATTTATTTGTGCTATGGATGCATGAAGGTTTTCACTTGTACTAATTTTTCTGCAAAAATCGCTTTTAAATAATGCAACATTTATGCACCcggtacagtagaaccttgttggtATGTTCCTTTCACGTTTTCCTAGCTCTGAAGCACTGGTTCCATCTAGATCTCAACACAGCTCACAGTCGAAAGCCAAGAGCAGGTGGACAAAGGCACACGGGGTTGcgttaaggccaaactacacgtacgcttgccggtGCACAAAAACTCACGCTCGCGCGCCTACACATGCGCAGATGGCGCGGGACAGATTGTACGCGTCGAAGCACAGCGTGAACATGGATATATATATTCTCAAGACAAATATCGGCGCTCTAGCTGGCTTATAAAAATACAAAACAATGTCTACCAAGGTGAAAATTGTGAGCCAGGTGGGCGCGTACGCACACGTCTTGTAGGTTCAAATTGGCATTCTTCACGAGGCGTGCCAAACGCAAGGCATGCAGGCGGAAGCATACGTGTAATTTGGCCTTTACACTCACGTTCGTAAACGCTGTCTCATGATGTTTGATAGCTTGCGCGTAAACTGAAAAAGAACTGCGAGTGCTCCAAAAGAGGTTGTTATTATCGAAGATTCAAGCCAAGCGCCACATGGAAATTGCAAGCTTAAGTGTGATTCATGGCTACGATTGATTGCTCCAAGAAAATGTTTAACGTTCAATCTAATTGCAACACAGTGAACCGAGTGGGTTTTGAAtagtttgttggcttcctattcaattttagttaaggTTTTGTGGGAGAGTAGCTTTTTGTCTCATCATGAATGCTGCTGCAAGCGCTATAGGATGTTACGTTTAACCAGATCATACATTCTATTTCAGTGGTCTTCTGAAAAACATAGGAACAGGGTTTTACTGTATTATCTACAGCTGTAAAGTCACATCACTGAATATAAAAGCCACTTTTTGTTATAATAATAACAATGACCCATGATAATCTGGTTCTCCTCATTCGCACTGACTTTTATGCAGTACTGGCACAAGATAAATGATGGGACTCCAGCATCAATGTGCTGCCAAACAAACGGAGTTTGTTGTGCTTGGTTTCCAGCCAGCCTGGGCCAAGTGACTaagtttttttttacagcagaGCACATTTAAAAATGGTTGACTGCTGACACAGTGCCACTCAGACAGCACAATTCTGCTTTTACAGCTATAGCTGGTAAAGGCTACCCAGCTGCATTTGTGGTCGTGCTGCAGATTGTCATAGTAGCTCCCCAGCaatgatcatcatcatgctgTCATACCAAAGATGAAAATattgcaagtgtctcaagaaaaacaaaaacaacgctacgacctccgtcaccgtgatgtgcattttgcgcccggcaccctcgtgttgctttggtcaccatcgcgtaaagttggcctttgtgaaaaactgctctcctgttacaccgGCCCATATCACgtactccgccaagtgaccgatgtcacctacgaaatcgttctcgccacgcccactacgtcctccgctgtgaccaccagtgatattgtccacgtcgcccgactcaaaccctacaactctccaagcgcattggatatttaacagcaccgtgacggcgcttttgccgccggggggggggggacagtattacgatatcatcgaaagacgttcaagggacgagccgccgcgagaaagacgatgaagtgtgtctgtgctcttggtgcgagcgagtgtgggcctggctgtctggctccagtgtaaatagcctgtaaatagcctctttcgtctgtgtccttccacacgtaacaatattcaAAAAGGAACCTTGTGTCGCTGCCAACTGGGGACCTCCAGTTGCAAAAATTGAAGGTCCAACAAACTGCAATACAGAGACACTGACCAAGTTTAAGTTACAAAACTAACATTTCCTTATAAGGCATTGATTGTGGCACACACTACTCTGCATGCAACATTATTAGTAAAGAGCGCTGAATTGAAACAagttatagaccttttcatcagGTGAGGAGGAAAGGGTGCACagcgagcctttcctcctctctggcttgtccAAGCCGGCGCGACGTGGCTTGATTGTGTTGTCACCACGTGCTGCAGAACGATTTGGAGATGTTTTAGCTTGTTCTCAGTGAAATTTACGTGATGTCAGTTCATACAAGGTCGTTGaagaaccactgtgtagcctttctGTGCAGCAGTAACTACAGCATGCAGAAATTTCTCTTGGCTGCGCAAGCATGTGATGCGCATCATCACTTGCACTGTGTGTGTTGTGAATTATTTGGCTGTATCGGTGTTTATTCAATGAAGAGCAGTGGCGCCTCTGAATTTCCAGCATGAATTGGAAAATTTCTCACTATCTGATCGCTTGGCATAAGAATGCTCGTGTACGGCCCACCTAATGCAACCCCAAAACATCTAAGCGCCAAtcgttataaaatatttgcaaagttttgcatccatccatccatcagtcACTGGCATCATTCTCATGCATTTTAAGTCTAGCAGACCTCAAATAACTATGCTATGTCTTCGTTAGCCTTCTGTATGATGCCGATGGCATTGCGATTGGTAAACCAGCATAATACAACGGCTACTTGTGAGGACATAATTTCTGTAAGATGGGTGAGTGTGCCGTAGACGAACGGACAAACaatatcaggaaaaaaaaaaactttcattctcttctttcctttaaaaaaaaaactggctaaCGTCGCAATAAGACGTCATATGGTCATGCTGCATGCATGGACTATGCACTATAACACAGGAACAGATCTATAACCCAGCATCTACCACTGGTTTGGACGCTCACGCAGCTCGTCAAGTGTGATTCACACTACTATGGCATGCTGTCATTAGTAACCAAATCTATTTTATTCGTGGGTGGAAACCTCATCCGACGAACAAGGTAGTCAcacaatgtatctacagataacaattttaactcttgtcaaagtaaacagcacaacttattctgcagcagaacggtacccaggCTGTTAGGAGCAgagagaatgctgcagtaaggtcacATTTGTGAAAGGAGCTTTCAAAAATACGTAACTGATCTCCAAGGCCGATTGTAGGCTCAAACGCACACATCACGCTGGATGCTTCGTCCACCTCAATGCCAGCAGAAACTCTGGCCATACCAACTTCAATCACTTTAGTACGTCTCACAGAGCCATCTGCCACGTTTCTACTAAATACTACTGGACAGTGCGAGCATGAAAACCACCACCAGAAACTGCTGCCGAGCATATGCCTGGCATATTAACACGGAGCATTCGCCCAAGCCAACTGCCTATATAATATGgtggcgcccatgaaaaaaaaaaggtctatagGGTTGTGAAACAATACTGTTTATTATTGTAACTGAGAGTACACAGGCCAAATTATTACAAAAAACTCGGCCCCCATTGCACATTTAAACATAAAATTTCAATTTTTAATCACGCTGATGACACCTCTGTTTTAGATACATTGGCTGATGACTTCGACACTTTTGAAACACTCAGTATATCAAGTAATGTGAATGTTCTCGTGACATATTTTGAAGGTATTGTCATGTATTGAACACTTCAttcccataaaaaaaaaacgaaaatccCTTGGATGAACAGAGATATACTACATATTTCACGTCGTGTTCGCAGGCTTAGACGATCGAAGGACTCCCATAACCCCGTACACATTGCTAGGTTTGCTAAGGCCCCCAAAGGAGGATCTTCGTACAAAAACCAGATCAGCTAAAGACTTCTTTTATAGCATGCAGCTGCTGCTTCGGTTGAAAAGTAATCCACGTAAGTTCTGGGGTACCATTTTTCCTTGTGACAGCTCTTGTACATCTTTATGTGTGAACAACGAAACGACTAGTGATTCATTAGTAATCTCCAACGCCTTCAACGCATACTTTAAGTCCTTTCTTACTTGCGATAATCATATTGTTCCTCTTTTTTAAACGTTCATCTAACTTGCCCCATTAATGATCTCTTAGTTAGCACAGAAGGTGTCTTAAACCTTATACTAAATCTTGATACAAAGAAAGTGAAGGGCCTGATGGTATCCCGAATGTGTTTCTCGTTCGGTATGCCTTATCAACTTCACGATACCTTACTCTTATATTCAATAAATAGCTAACTTCCGGCAAAGTACCTTCATCATGGAAGACGGCTAAGGTGCTTCCGTTACACAAGTCAGGTAGTAAGCAGCATCTTTACAACTACTGGGCAATATCTTTAACTCCATATTCATGCAAAATACTAGAGCATATAATATACAAACACATTATGGAATTTCTTGACTCAAATAACATTATCTCTAATGTACGGCATGGATTCAGACGTGGATTTAGCACAATAACAGAACTTGTCGAGTTCAC
The DNA window shown above is from Dermacentor silvarum isolate Dsil-2018 chromosome 1, BIME_Dsil_1.4, whole genome shotgun sequence and carries:
- the LOC119436421 gene encoding pseudouridylate synthase TRUB2, mitochondrial isoform X1, coding for MANTSLQTVTYAPKAFQLLRGIFCVYKPANVTCADVRRAVIGNLCRDLNEMDVRPPTDYVTIEGSVSNSVELTVKSSPSFADHPLVVGSRYQPQDFNMACGVNLGKYTSGVLLMRVHGGYHKMKKLCHSNQLRTYELRGEFGKASDTHTPLSKIVEKATYRHITVAKLERLLGSIQSAYQVQAFKYAGVPLNSQAAFEMAAKGTVRPADESPTLVYNIRCVELDLPYFTLEVSCIHETENYLLQLVHEIGLHLHSCAICHRVRLVRYGLFNTDLALLRKHWTLENILRNIQDCQPLVAQELLEPHSPHFIDFNEAKQIPRPGK
- the LOC119436421 gene encoding pseudouridylate synthase TRUB2, mitochondrial isoform X2, producing the protein MANTSLQTVTYAPKAFQLLRGIFCVYKPANVTCADVRRAVIGNLCRDLNEMDVRPPTDYVTIEGSVSNSVELTVKSSPSFADHPLVMRVHGGYHKMKKLCHSNQLRTYELRGEFGKASDTHTPLSKIVEKATYRHITVAKLERLLGSIQSAYQVQAFKYAGVPLNSQAAFEMAAKGTVRPADESPTLVYNIRCVELDLPYFTLEVSCIHETENYLLQLVHEIGLHLHSCAICHRVRLVRYGLFNTDLALLRKHWTLENILRNIQDCQPLVAQELLEPHSPHFIDFNEAKQIPRPGK